One segment of Neobacillus endophyticus DNA contains the following:
- the coaE gene encoding dephospho-CoA kinase (Dephospho-CoA kinase (CoaE) performs the final step in coenzyme A biosynthesis.), with the protein MTLMIGLTGGIASGKSTVSNMFKEMDITVIDADVEARLAVEKGAPAYLKIVEEFGREILLENGEIDRQKLGSIVFHQEEKRLLLNQIVHPEVRKRMLEKMETAKSLNEAAIVLDIPLLFESKLTYMASKTLLVYVDKEIQLERLMSRNQLTLEEAEARIKSQMPLSEKVKLADGVINNNGSIEDTKKQLLKVLAHWGVKANNSL; encoded by the coding sequence ATGACATTAATGATTGGGTTGACAGGCGGAATTGCCAGTGGGAAAAGTACAGTATCCAATATGTTTAAGGAAATGGACATCACTGTAATCGATGCGGATGTAGAGGCGCGCCTGGCTGTAGAAAAAGGTGCGCCGGCTTATTTGAAGATTGTTGAAGAATTTGGCCGGGAAATTTTATTAGAAAATGGGGAAATCGATCGACAGAAATTAGGAAGTATTGTTTTTCATCAAGAAGAAAAAAGGCTGCTTTTAAACCAAATTGTTCATCCCGAAGTAAGAAAAAGGATGTTAGAAAAAATGGAGACAGCCAAAAGTCTAAATGAAGCTGCTATTGTTCTAGATATTCCTCTCTTATTTGAAAGTAAACTGACATATATGGCGAGCAAGACGCTCCTTGTATATGTTGACAAAGAAATACAATTAGAGCGGTTAATGAGCCGGAATCAGCTAACTTTGGAGGAAGCTGAAGCGCGTATAAAATCACAAATGCCGCTGTCTGAAAAAGTAAAATTAGCTGATGGTGTTATTAACAATAATGGCTCCATTGAGGATACAAAAAAACAACTCTTAAAAGTATTAGCACATTGGGGTGTAAAAGCGAATAATTCATTGTGA
- the speD gene encoding adenosylmethionine decarboxylase: METMGRHVISELWGCDFEKLNDIDFIEKTFVEAALKSGAEIREVAFHKFAPQGVSGVVIISESHLTIHSFPEHGYASIDVYTCGNLDPNIAADYIAEAFNAETRENIEIPRGMGPVQVKQANVL; this comes from the coding sequence ATGGAAACAATGGGACGTCACGTAATCTCTGAACTATGGGGATGCGACTTCGAAAAATTAAATGACATTGACTTTATTGAAAAAACGTTTGTAGAAGCAGCACTTAAATCAGGTGCAGAAATTCGCGAGGTAGCTTTTCATAAATTTGCTCCACAAGGAGTAAGTGGTGTTGTAATTATTTCGGAATCACATCTTACAATTCACAGCTTCCCTGAACACGGTTATGCTAGTATTGACGTGTACACATGCGGGAATTTAGACCCGAATATTGCAGCTGACTACATTGCAGAAGCATTTAATGCTGAAACACGTGAAAATATTGAAATTCCGCGTGGAATGGGTCCTGTTCAAGTGAAACAGGCGAACGTATTATAA
- a CDS encoding replication initiation and membrane attachment family protein codes for MAQHWQEILPIDRYIVSAHGLLHDYDRKVLTFLYQPLIGSSCFSLYMTLWAEVEENRLWSDSSTHHLLMNVSGMNLKEIYEARLKLEGIGLLKTFVKTDAEERSFIYELQPPLSPEQFFLDGMLNIYLYRKIGKNHFARLKRFFSDQQIPKDQEYLNITKAFQDVFISAVPGSFQYLQNVTSELEPVPGEQIIGRRDQKGIQIDVNSFDFDLLQAGLNESLVPSKSLTPKVKEVISNLAFLYQIDAIQMKNIILSALNESSEIDIEELRKGARDWYQYVNYDQLPNLVERTQPVAMQVQITEPRTKEEKLIRYLETTSPLRVLKDLSGGAEPSKSDIQIIEEVMFKQKLLPGVINVLVQFAMLRTDMKLTKGYVEKIASHWARKQIKTVKEAMELAKSEYRTYLGWTENKKSGGKTTKTKPIRSELLPDWFDEEAPKKTETTQIENNTEFEAKKREIEEMLKALDE; via the coding sequence ATGGCGCAGCATTGGCAAGAAATTCTTCCAATTGACCGTTATATTGTATCAGCACATGGACTGCTTCATGATTACGACCGCAAAGTGTTGACATTTCTTTATCAGCCCTTGATTGGTTCCAGCTGCTTTAGTTTGTATATGACACTATGGGCAGAAGTGGAGGAAAATAGGCTATGGTCTGACTCCTCCACACATCATTTGCTAATGAATGTTTCAGGAATGAATTTAAAAGAAATATATGAAGCGCGCTTAAAGCTCGAGGGGATCGGGTTATTAAAGACATTTGTGAAGACCGATGCGGAAGAACGATCCTTTATCTATGAACTCCAGCCACCGTTAAGTCCAGAACAATTTTTTCTGGATGGAATGTTAAATATTTATTTATATCGAAAAATAGGGAAAAATCACTTTGCGCGTCTTAAACGATTTTTTTCAGATCAACAAATACCGAAGGACCAAGAGTATTTGAATATCACAAAGGCGTTTCAAGATGTATTTATTTCCGCTGTTCCAGGCAGTTTTCAATACCTTCAGAACGTTACTTCAGAACTGGAACCTGTCCCAGGAGAACAAATTATTGGCCGGCGCGATCAAAAGGGCATTCAAATAGATGTGAATAGCTTTGATTTTGATTTGCTGCAGGCAGGATTAAATGAGTCGCTTGTTCCATCTAAGTCGTTAACACCAAAAGTTAAAGAGGTGATTAGCAATCTTGCTTTCCTCTATCAAATTGATGCCATTCAAATGAAAAATATTATTCTAAGTGCTCTAAATGAGTCGAGTGAAATCGATATTGAAGAGTTACGTAAAGGTGCGCGTGATTGGTATCAATATGTGAACTACGATCAGCTTCCGAATCTTGTGGAACGAACACAGCCTGTTGCAATGCAAGTTCAAATAACAGAGCCTAGGACAAAAGAAGAAAAGCTTATTCGCTATTTAGAAACTACTTCACCTTTACGTGTATTGAAGGATCTCTCCGGGGGCGCAGAACCGTCTAAATCAGATATTCAAATCATTGAAGAGGTTATGTTTAAACAAAAGCTTCTTCCTGGTGTCATAAATGTTCTTGTTCAATTTGCCATGCTGAGGACAGATATGAAGCTTACAAAAGGCTATGTAGAAAAAATTGCAAGCCACTGGGCGCGAAAGCAAATTAAAACTGTGAAAGAAGCAATGGAATTGGCGAAAAGTGAATATCGTACGTATCTGGGCTGGACCGAAAATAAAAAATCAGGCGGGAAGACGACGAAAACAAAACCAATTCGATCTGA
- a CDS encoding IS1182 family transposase, with protein MLSKNTQINRDQIEMIALDQLVPADHLVRKIEAAVDFSFIYSLVEDLYSTKRGRSSIDPVVLIKMAFIQYTFGIRSMRQTIKEIETNMAYRWFLGFGFYDKVPHFSTFGKNYERRFKDTDLFEQIFYRILKEAADKKLVSSEHVFIDSTHVKASANKRKFEKKVVRKESKAYEARLQAEINSDREEHGKKPIPPDKYEKEENKEIKESTTDSESGYYVKDERTKQFAYSFHAAADRNGFVLGTIVTPGNVHDSTMLEPLVEKVIEKCGKPNAVAADAGYKTPAIAQYLIENEIRPALPYTRPRTKEGYLKKHDYVYDEHFDCYICPEGQVLDYRTTTKEGYRQYISNPVICKDCPLLAQCTQSQNHQKLIQRHIWEPYLEEAEHLRHTEENKIIYARRKETIERVFADAKEKHGMRWTTLRGLKKLSMQAMLTFAAMNLKKLATWTWKSPEMA; from the coding sequence ATGCTTTCGAAAAATACACAGATAAATCGTGACCAAATTGAAATGATTGCCTTAGATCAACTTGTACCTGCTGATCACTTGGTTCGCAAAATAGAAGCCGCAGTAGATTTTTCATTTATCTATTCATTGGTTGAAGATTTGTACTCAACTAAGCGCGGACGTTCAAGTATTGACCCTGTTGTATTAATTAAGATGGCTTTCATTCAATATACCTTCGGTATCCGTTCGATGCGTCAAACGATAAAGGAAATTGAAACAAATATGGCGTATCGCTGGTTTTTAGGATTTGGTTTTTATGATAAAGTACCCCACTTTTCAACTTTTGGTAAAAACTACGAACGTCGTTTTAAGGATACAGACTTATTTGAACAAATTTTCTACCGTATTTTAAAAGAGGCAGCAGATAAAAAGTTAGTTAGTTCGGAACATGTATTCATTGATTCAACTCACGTTAAAGCAAGTGCAAATAAACGCAAATTCGAAAAGAAAGTAGTTCGGAAAGAATCAAAAGCTTATGAAGCACGTCTTCAAGCAGAAATTAATAGTGATCGTGAAGAACATGGGAAAAAGCCCATCCCACCAGATAAATATGAAAAAGAAGAAAACAAAGAAATAAAAGAAAGTACAACAGATTCGGAGAGTGGTTACTATGTAAAAGACGAAAGGACAAAGCAATTTGCTTATTCATTTCATGCAGCCGCAGATAGAAATGGTTTTGTCCTGGGGACTATTGTAACTCCAGGTAACGTTCATGATAGTACAATGTTAGAGCCTCTAGTTGAAAAGGTCATTGAAAAATGTGGGAAACCTAATGCTGTAGCTGCTGATGCCGGATATAAAACACCTGCTATTGCTCAATATTTAATTGAAAATGAAATTCGCCCTGCTTTACCCTATACACGACCACGTACAAAGGAGGGATATTTGAAAAAGCACGATTATGTCTATGATGAGCACTTTGATTGTTACATATGTCCGGAAGGACAAGTTCTGGATTATAGAACGACTACTAAGGAAGGTTATCGACAGTACATCTCTAATCCTGTTATATGTAAGGATTGCCCACTTCTAGCACAATGTACACAAAGTCAAAATCATCAAAAGCTCATTCAACGACATATCTGGGAACCATATCTTGAAGAGGCTGAACATCTTCGTCATACAGAAGAGAATAAAATAATATATGCACGTCGTAAAGAAACAATTGAACGTGTATTCGCGGATGCGAAAGAAAAGCATGGTATGCGATGGACAACCTTAAGAGGTCTTAAAAAATTGTCCATGCAGGCGATGCTTACTTTTGCTGCTATGAATTTAAAGAAGTTGGCTACATGGACTTGGAAAAGTCCAGAAATGGCATAA
- the pnpS gene encoding two-component system histidine kinase PnpS, with protein sequence MTKFRTKLLIALITLIISVLVGLGILLGQLFKSYYLQSFNERLKIERNLVIIYMEEAGGVSAFNKQEVLKISKMLDVRVTITNPNGKILYDSKNPIVTDSGKLRRVIQEAIKKDPKTEDHLEEGDGFDLHYYWKPLIKNNQKEGYIFLSTKTEDLKQAFGQIWWILSISLFTALIVIIYLGIRITTKYTKPIEAATNVAMELAMGNYRARTPIDPSGETEMLAISINTLAENLQELVTVQEMQQDRLRALIENMGAGLLLIDSRGRINLVNKGYIDIFHVDPIDYLNKQYYEVIEHQEICDLVAVVFRTEQNVTRQLHIPFLIERRYFVVYGVPIIGTNHVWKGVLLVFHDITELKKLEQMRKDFVANVSHELKTPVTSIKGFAETLLDGAMENRETLEEFLSIILKESDRLQSLIQDLLELSKIEQHGFKLNVSEVNLTGLLEDTITLLAGKAQAKNISLEFFHKESAITIDGDVDRLKQVFLNLIGNAIAYTSNNGEVKIILLAHLGKVRVHVKDTGVGIEKSEIPRIFERFYRVDRARSRNSGGTGLGLAIVKHIVEAHHGHISVRSEVGVGSEFIIELHKKLS encoded by the coding sequence ATGACGAAATTTCGTACAAAGCTGCTGATCGCTTTAATCACGTTGATTATATCCGTTCTTGTCGGCTTGGGGATTTTGCTAGGGCAATTATTTAAAAGCTATTACCTGCAATCATTCAATGAACGTTTAAAAATTGAGAGAAATCTTGTGATTATTTACATGGAGGAGGCTGGGGGCGTTTCTGCATTTAACAAACAAGAGGTTTTAAAAATCAGTAAGATGTTAGATGTTCGCGTAACCATTACCAATCCAAATGGAAAGATCCTGTATGACAGTAAAAATCCAATTGTAACGGATTCTGGAAAATTGAGACGGGTGATTCAGGAAGCGATAAAAAAAGATCCTAAAACAGAAGATCACTTAGAAGAGGGCGATGGCTTCGACTTGCATTATTATTGGAAGCCCCTAATTAAAAATAATCAAAAAGAGGGATATATTTTTCTAAGTACAAAAACAGAAGACCTGAAACAGGCATTTGGACAAATATGGTGGATTCTCTCTATCAGTCTGTTTACTGCTTTAATCGTAATCATTTATTTAGGAATAAGAATTACTACCAAATATACAAAACCAATCGAAGCGGCAACTAATGTAGCTATGGAGCTGGCAATGGGGAATTATCGGGCCAGAACCCCTATTGACCCATCAGGTGAGACAGAGATGCTGGCAATATCGATCAATACCTTGGCGGAAAACCTGCAGGAACTAGTAACAGTGCAAGAAATGCAGCAAGACCGTTTAAGAGCTTTAATCGAGAACATGGGAGCGGGATTGCTTTTAATTGACAGCCGTGGAAGAATCAATCTCGTGAATAAAGGATATATCGATATCTTTCATGTTGATCCCATTGATTATCTAAATAAACAATATTATGAAGTGATTGAGCATCAAGAGATTTGTGATCTTGTGGCAGTCGTGTTTCGGACGGAACAAAACGTAACTAGACAATTACATATACCGTTTTTAATTGAAAGGCGATACTTTGTTGTATATGGTGTCCCTATTATTGGCACAAACCATGTTTGGAAAGGTGTATTGCTTGTTTTTCATGATATTACCGAATTAAAAAAACTCGAGCAAATGCGCAAGGACTTTGTTGCGAATGTTTCCCATGAATTAAAAACACCGGTAACGTCCATTAAAGGATTTGCTGAAACCTTGCTTGATGGAGCGATGGAAAATAGAGAAACGCTGGAAGAATTTTTGTCGATTATTTTAAAAGAAAGTGACCGCCTTCAGTCGCTGATACAGGATTTGCTGGAGCTTTCAAAAATTGAACAGCATGGTTTTAAATTGAATGTCAGTGAAGTAAATTTAACGGGTTTGCTCGAAGACACAATTACGCTTTTAGCTGGAAAGGCTCAGGCGAAGAATATTAGCCTTGAATTTTTTCATAAGGAATCCGCCATAACGATTGATGGAGATGTTGACCGGCTTAAACAGGTGTTCCTAAATTTAATTGGAAATGCGATTGCCTATACATCGAATAATGGAGAAGTGAAAATCATTTTATTGGCTCATCTTGGAAAAGTACGGGTTCATGTCAAGGATACTGGTGTTGGAATCGAAAAGAGTGAGATTCCCCGAATTTTTGAACGCTTTTACAGGGTTGACAGAGCGAGAAGCAGGAACTCGGGTGGAACTGGTCTTGGACTTGCGATTGTGAAACATATTGTAGAAGCCCATCATGGACATATAAGCGTTAGAAGCGAAGTAGGCGTAGGCAGTGAGTTTATTATTGAACTTCACAAAAAATTAAGCTAA
- the polA gene encoding DNA polymerase I has protein sequence MEKKKLVLIDGNSIAYRAFFALPLLNNDKGIHTNAVYGFTMMLMKILEEEKPTHILVAFDAGKTTFRHKTFEEYKGGRQKTPAELSEQFPFIRELLDAYGIARYELENYEADDIIGTLSLQAEKDGFGVKVISGDKDLTQLSSSNTTVGITRKGITDIEEYTPEHIQEKYGLTPEQIIDMKGLMGDTSDNIPGVPGVGEKTAIKLLKEFSTLENLLESIDQVSGNKLKEKLEEFKGQALMSKKLATIERQAPIEVKLPEMVYDGFTKEKVAALYKELGFSSLLDKLGEDVHEAAQVEFREIEFVIPDHITDEIFSNENYFYVELLEDNYHIAEILGFSVVNEKGNFFLPIEQALQSEVFKSWAEDNGKKKIVYDVKRSEVSLRKRGIHLKGANFDILMASYLLNPSEALDDLSSIAKKYGLHPLQSDEVFYGKGAKRKVPEISVLAEQLVRKALAMSELKEVLKDLLIKNEQYELFKELEMPLSLILADMESYGIKVERGRLETMGRELNERLIEIEEKICELAGEKFNINSPKQLGIILFEKLGLPTIKKTKTGHSTSAEVLEKLSGHHEIIEYILLYRQLGKLQSTYIEGLLKVVEPKTEKIHTRFQQTLTATGRLSSIDPNLQNIPIRLEEGRKIRQAFVPSEPGWVIFSADYSQIELRVLAHIAGDAKLIQAFKDDLDIHTKTAMEVFHVSQEEVTSNMRRQAKAVNFGIVYGISDYGLSQNLGISRKEAGQFIDRYLSSYPGVKEYMDDIIHTAKQKGYVTTLLQRRRYIPEITSRNFNLRSFAERTAMNTPIQGSAADIIKKAMIDMDEALKDKELKTRLLLQVHDELIFEAPEEEVEVLKTLVPLVMENCIELSVPLKVDYSYGPTWFDAK, from the coding sequence TTGGAAAAGAAAAAGCTTGTATTGATAGACGGGAATAGTATTGCATACCGAGCTTTTTTTGCACTCCCTCTCTTAAATAATGACAAAGGCATTCATACGAACGCTGTTTACGGTTTTACGATGATGCTGATGAAAATCTTGGAAGAGGAAAAGCCCACGCACATCCTTGTGGCATTTGACGCGGGTAAAACGACTTTCCGCCACAAAACATTTGAAGAATATAAAGGTGGAAGGCAAAAAACACCAGCAGAGCTTTCCGAACAATTTCCATTTATCCGTGAACTTCTTGATGCTTACGGCATCGCAAGATATGAACTGGAGAATTATGAGGCGGATGATATTATTGGAACATTATCACTTCAAGCTGAAAAAGACGGTTTTGGGGTGAAGGTCATTTCTGGTGATAAAGATTTAACCCAGCTTTCTTCATCGAATACTACTGTCGGGATTACAAGAAAGGGTATTACGGATATTGAAGAATATACTCCAGAGCATATTCAAGAAAAATATGGCTTAACTCCTGAACAAATCATCGATATGAAGGGGCTTATGGGAGATACATCTGACAATATTCCGGGCGTGCCTGGTGTAGGTGAAAAGACAGCAATTAAGCTTCTTAAGGAATTTTCAACGCTGGAAAACTTACTTGAGTCCATTGATCAAGTAAGCGGCAATAAATTGAAGGAAAAGCTTGAGGAATTTAAGGGTCAGGCGCTGATGAGCAAGAAGCTGGCAACCATTGAAAGACAAGCGCCAATTGAAGTGAAGCTGCCGGAGATGGTTTATGATGGTTTCACCAAAGAAAAAGTAGCGGCCTTGTATAAAGAATTAGGGTTTTCTTCGTTACTGGACAAGCTGGGAGAAGATGTCCATGAAGCGGCCCAGGTTGAATTTCGTGAAATTGAATTTGTGATTCCAGATCATATAACAGACGAAATTTTCTCCAATGAAAATTATTTTTATGTGGAGTTGCTGGAGGACAATTATCATATTGCAGAGATCTTAGGCTTCTCTGTTGTAAATGAAAAAGGGAATTTCTTTTTGCCCATAGAACAGGCATTACAATCAGAAGTGTTTAAAAGCTGGGCAGAAGATAATGGAAAAAAGAAAATAGTATATGATGTAAAGCGATCAGAGGTTTCCTTAAGAAAACGCGGTATTCATTTAAAAGGGGCCAATTTTGATATTTTAATGGCTTCCTACCTGCTAAACCCTTCAGAAGCATTGGATGATCTTTCTTCTATTGCCAAGAAATATGGGCTTCATCCTCTTCAATCTGATGAAGTTTTCTACGGCAAAGGGGCAAAGCGGAAAGTACCGGAAATTTCCGTTTTGGCGGAACAACTTGTACGCAAAGCCTTGGCGATGTCTGAATTAAAAGAAGTACTAAAAGATCTATTAATAAAAAATGAACAATACGAACTTTTTAAAGAGCTGGAAATGCCATTATCGCTTATATTAGCTGATATGGAGTCATATGGCATTAAAGTAGAGAGAGGGCGCCTAGAAACAATGGGACGGGAGCTGAATGAACGTCTCATTGAAATTGAGGAAAAAATATGCGAATTAGCAGGAGAAAAGTTTAATATTAATTCTCCAAAACAACTGGGCATTATTTTATTTGAAAAATTAGGTCTGCCGACTATTAAGAAAACAAAAACGGGCCATTCTACATCTGCAGAAGTTTTAGAGAAATTATCAGGACATCATGAAATTATTGAATACATTCTTCTGTATAGACAATTAGGAAAGCTGCAATCCACTTATATTGAAGGACTTCTGAAGGTTGTTGAGCCAAAGACAGAAAAAATTCATACAAGATTCCAACAAACGTTGACAGCAACTGGCCGATTAAGTTCTATTGATCCAAATTTGCAAAATATACCGATTCGTTTGGAGGAAGGGCGTAAAATCAGACAGGCCTTTGTACCATCGGAGCCTGGTTGGGTTATATTTTCAGCTGACTACTCTCAAATTGAACTGCGAGTGTTAGCCCATATTGCTGGAGATGCGAAATTGATCCAAGCATTTAAGGATGACCTGGACATTCATACGAAAACCGCAATGGAGGTATTCCATGTCAGTCAGGAAGAAGTGACGTCAAATATGAGACGTCAGGCGAAAGCAGTAAACTTCGGGATTGTTTACGGGATTAGTGATTACGGACTTTCGCAAAACCTGGGAATTTCTCGAAAAGAAGCTGGACAGTTTATTGACCGGTACTTAAGCAGTTACCCTGGTGTAAAAGAATATATGGATGACATCATCCATACGGCCAAACAAAAAGGCTACGTTACGACATTACTGCAAAGAAGAAGATATATCCCTGAAATCACCAGCCGTAATTTTAACTTGCGAAGCTTTGCAGAGCGGACAGCCATGAATACGCCGATTCAAGGAAGTGCCGCAGATATCATTAAAAAAGCAATGATTGATATGGATGAAGCATTAAAGGATAAAGAATTAAAAACGCGCCTATTATTGCAGGTTCACGATGAATTAATCTTTGAAGCACCTGAAGAGGAAGTAGAAGTACTTAAAACGTTAGTTCCACTCGTCATGGAGAACTGCATCGAACTCTCGGTCCCATTGAAAGTTGACTATTCCTACGGTCCAACCTGGTTTGATGCAAAATAA
- the nrdR gene encoding transcriptional regulator NrdR, whose protein sequence is MKCPSCQHYGTRVLDSRPVDEGRATRRRRECEECGYRFTTFEKIEEIPLIVVKKEGTREEFSREKILRGLIKACEKRPVALKELEDITQGVEKELRSQGISEIKSESIGEMVMDRLALVDEVAYVRFASVYRQFKDINVFIEELKELINKEKS, encoded by the coding sequence ATGAAATGCCCTTCATGTCAGCATTATGGTACGCGCGTGCTTGATTCCCGGCCGGTCGACGAGGGACGTGCAACGAGAAGAAGGAGAGAATGCGAAGAATGCGGGTACCGCTTTACTACGTTTGAGAAGATTGAGGAGATCCCATTGATCGTAGTTAAGAAAGAGGGTACTAGGGAAGAATTCAGCCGTGAAAAAATATTGCGCGGTCTTATTAAAGCATGTGAGAAGCGTCCTGTAGCTTTAAAAGAATTGGAGGATATAACCCAAGGGGTGGAAAAGGAGCTTCGAAGCCAGGGTATTTCAGAAATTAAAAGTGAATCAATTGGCGAAATGGTGATGGACAGGCTGGCGCTTGTTGATGAAGTTGCCTACGTCCGCTTTGCTTCTGTATACCGCCAATTTAAAGATATTAATGTCTTTATCGAAGAATTAAAGGAGCTAATCAATAAAGAGAAATCCTAG
- a CDS encoding glyceraldehyde-3-phosphate dehydrogenase, giving the protein MKTKLAINGFGRIGRMVFRQAILENRLDVVAINASYPADTLAHLIKYDTNHGIFQGEVIPLDDELLVNGKRIKLLNHRHPEDLPWKELGIDIVIEATGKFNSREKAALHLTAGAKKVILTAPGKNEDVTIVMGVNEEMLDIEKHDIISNASCTTNCLAPVAKILDEKFGIESGLMTTIHAYTNDQKNIDNPHKDLRRARACGQSIIPTTTGAAKALSLVLPQLKGKLHGMALRVPTPNVSLVDLVVDINQDVTIDDINQAFREAAEGPLKGILSFTMEPLVSVDFNTNHHSAIIDGLSTMVMGTRKVKVLAWYDNEWGYSSRVVDLSLFVAEEIAKMNQVKVG; this is encoded by the coding sequence ATGAAGACAAAATTGGCGATTAACGGATTTGGAAGAATTGGAAGGATGGTTTTTAGACAAGCAATCCTTGAAAATAGACTTGATGTTGTGGCCATCAATGCAAGTTATCCAGCAGATACATTAGCACATTTAATCAAATATGATACCAATCATGGGATATTCCAAGGAGAAGTGATCCCATTAGATGATGAACTTCTTGTGAATGGGAAGCGAATTAAACTTTTGAATCATCGTCATCCGGAAGATCTGCCTTGGAAAGAGCTGGGGATTGATATCGTTATTGAAGCAACGGGCAAATTTAATTCTAGAGAAAAAGCTGCTTTACATTTAACTGCAGGTGCGAAAAAGGTCATTTTGACAGCACCAGGTAAAAATGAGGATGTAACGATTGTTATGGGGGTAAATGAAGAAATGCTTGATATTGAGAAGCATGATATTATTTCCAATGCATCCTGTACGACAAATTGTCTTGCACCTGTTGCTAAAATTCTCGATGAAAAGTTTGGAATTGAAAGCGGGCTAATGACAACCATTCATGCCTATACGAACGATCAAAAAAATATCGATAATCCACATAAGGATCTACGCCGTGCACGGGCTTGCGGACAATCAATCATTCCAACAACGACAGGTGCTGCGAAAGCGTTATCGCTAGTTTTGCCGCAACTGAAAGGTAAACTACATGGTATGGCATTAAGGGTTCCAACTCCTAACGTATCTCTTGTCGATTTAGTGGTCGACATCAATCAGGATGTAACGATTGATGATATTAATCAGGCGTTTCGTGAGGCGGCTGAAGGCCCATTGAAAGGAATCCTAAGTTTCACAATGGAACCGTTAGTATCTGTCGACTTTAATACAAACCATCATTCGGCGATCATTGATGGTCTTTCCACCATGGTAATGGGAACAAGAAAAGTAAAAGTATTAGCTTGGTATGATAATGAATGGGGGTATTCTTCCCGTGTGGTAGATCTCAGTCTTTTCGTTGCAGAAGAAATTGCAAAAATGAATCAAGTTAAGGTCGGCTGA
- the mutM gene encoding DNA-formamidopyrimidine glycosylase has translation MPELPEVETVRKTLQKLVLHKTIEKVTVHWPKMIQFPIEVEQFCDALKGETFVDIGRRGKFLILYTNQFALVSHLRMEGRYGLFDKEEPFDKHTHVIFHFTDDSELRYRDVRKFGTMHLFKKGEEFQRPPLTSLGPEPFSEDFTAAYLGEKLKKTNRKVKSALLDQNLFVGLGNIYVDEALFRAAIHPERAAHSLSELEISLLHQEIVRTLSEAVKKGGSTIRSYVNSQGEIGMFQLELFAYGRQGEPCKRCGTPMEKITVGGRGTHYCPTCQKL, from the coding sequence ATGCCGGAACTGCCTGAAGTCGAAACCGTTCGAAAAACGTTACAAAAACTAGTCCTACATAAAACAATTGAAAAAGTGACCGTACATTGGCCAAAAATGATCCAATTTCCAATCGAAGTGGAGCAGTTTTGTGATGCCTTAAAAGGGGAAACATTTGTGGATATCGGCAGAAGAGGAAAGTTCCTAATTCTTTATACCAATCAGTTTGCCCTTGTATCACATTTGCGAATGGAAGGAAGATATGGGCTTTTTGATAAGGAAGAGCCATTTGATAAGCATACACACGTGATTTTCCATTTTACAGATGATTCAGAATTACGGTATCGCGATGTTCGGAAATTTGGAACCATGCATTTATTTAAAAAGGGCGAGGAATTTCAGAGGCCACCATTAACATCGCTTGGCCCTGAACCTTTTTCTGAGGACTTCACAGCCGCCTATTTGGGTGAAAAACTGAAGAAGACAAACCGCAAAGTTAAGTCTGCTTTGCTAGACCAAAATCTATTTGTTGGCCTAGGCAATATTTATGTAGATGAAGCATTGTTTAGGGCTGCCATCCATCCTGAAAGGGCAGCACATTCATTAAGTGAGCTGGAAATTTCTTTGCTTCACCAGGAAATCGTGAGAACTTTAAGTGAAGCCGTAAAAAAAGGAGGAAGCACCATCCGTTCCTATGTAAACTCACAAGGCGAAATCGGCATGTTCCAGCTTGAATTATTTGCATATGGCCGTCAAGGAGAGCCGTGTAAAAGATGTGGGACTCCCATGGAAAAAATAACAGTAGGCGGCAGAGGAACACACTATTGCCCGACATGCCAAAAACTTTAG